The Halorussus salinus genome includes a region encoding these proteins:
- a CDS encoding transcription initiation factor IIB, whose product MARPNRQRERERDRAEEAETDEKQGQQCPECESDNLVTSGDSNEVVCEDCGLVVEEQQIDRGPEWRAFNHSERESKSRVGAPTTQTMHDKGLTTQIDWKDKDAYGRSISSKKRSQMHRLRKWQERIRTKDAGERNLQFALSEIDRMASALGVPRSVREVSSVIYRRALNEDLIRGRSIEGVATSCLYAGCRQEGIPRSLEEVSEVSRVEKKEIGRTYRYVAKELSLEMEPVDPKEYVPRFSSDLGVSEEVKMQAKEIIDESAEQGLLSGKSPTGFAAAAIYAASLLCNEKKTQREVAEVAQVTEVTIRNRYQEQIEAMGIH is encoded by the coding sequence ATGGCCCGGCCAAACCGACAGCGCGAGCGCGAGCGCGACCGTGCAGAAGAGGCAGAAACCGACGAGAAGCAGGGTCAGCAGTGTCCCGAGTGCGAGTCGGACAATCTCGTCACGAGCGGCGACAGCAACGAGGTCGTCTGCGAGGACTGCGGGCTCGTCGTCGAAGAACAACAGATAGATCGCGGGCCGGAGTGGCGCGCGTTCAACCACAGCGAGCGCGAGAGCAAGAGTCGCGTCGGCGCGCCGACGACGCAGACGATGCACGACAAGGGGCTGACCACCCAAATCGACTGGAAGGACAAGGACGCCTACGGTCGGTCGATCTCCTCGAAGAAGCGCAGTCAGATGCACCGCCTGCGCAAGTGGCAGGAGCGCATCCGGACCAAGGACGCGGGCGAGCGCAACCTCCAGTTCGCGTTGAGCGAAATCGACCGCATGGCCTCCGCGCTCGGGGTACCGAGGTCGGTCCGAGAGGTCTCGTCGGTCATCTACCGACGCGCGCTCAACGAGGACCTGATTCGCGGCCGCTCCATCGAGGGCGTCGCTACCAGTTGCCTCTACGCCGGGTGTCGCCAAGAGGGCATCCCCCGGAGCTTAGAGGAGGTCTCGGAGGTCTCGCGCGTCGAGAAGAAGGAGATCGGCCGCACGTACCGCTACGTCGCGAAGGAACTCAGCCTCGAAATGGAGCCGGTAGACCCCAAGGAGTACGTCCCGCGGTTCAGTTCAGATCTCGGGGTGAGCGAGGAGGTCAAGATGCAGGCCAAGGAGATAATCGACGAGTCGGCCGAACAGGGCCTGCTGTCGGGCAAGTCGCCGACCGGGTTCGCGGCCGCGGCCATCTACGCCGCTTCCCTGCTCTGCAACGAGAAAAAGACCCAGCGCGAGGTCGCGGAGGTCGCGCAGGTGACGGAAGTCACCATCCGCAACCGGTATCAGGAACAGATCGAAGCGATGGGCATCCACTGA
- a CDS encoding extracellular solute-binding protein: MTMNRRKALRSIGSAGLLAALAGCASVQQQNETTTAGGDDGESDTTSGDSTDTTTTGPAGTAKAWYRLQDTELEAREAALKQFNDNSRHTIEGADVSDLKKKTTSAIPAGQGPKLFDWAHDWVGDYYQRGFVTDRSDQLNVDLDTFTDAAAGAVQFDGNVVGLPYAAETVTLVYNTDMVDEAPSTVAEMKSVMDEHHDPANGTYGLSYPFDPYFVSAWAQAFGGYYFDPEEDPMLGLTQPETIEGFQFALDNFKPYMPNDPGYETQAAPFPSGNAAFAINGPWYLSTLNDKGVNYGVTKLPTPEGGEARPYTGIQMWYFAKAMGNDDAGTAAAQSFAEWYTTNEDLLEQAAKNQGSIPVLESLAGSDALPADVKAFSQTVQQGIPMPTDPKMGKVWQPLTDAVTKIFNGDASVEQAMQQAEKTVRQNWE, translated from the coding sequence ATGACAATGAATCGCAGAAAAGCACTACGGAGCATCGGTAGCGCGGGACTCCTCGCCGCGCTCGCAGGTTGTGCCAGTGTCCAGCAGCAGAACGAAACGACGACCGCCGGAGGAGACGACGGCGAGAGCGACACCACCAGCGGCGATAGCACCGACACGACCACGACCGGTCCCGCCGGAACCGCGAAAGCGTGGTACCGGCTTCAGGACACCGAGCTAGAGGCACGCGAGGCCGCCCTGAAGCAGTTCAACGACAATTCTCGACACACCATCGAGGGCGCCGACGTGTCCGACCTGAAGAAGAAGACCACGAGCGCGATTCCGGCCGGACAGGGACCGAAGCTGTTCGACTGGGCGCACGACTGGGTCGGCGACTACTACCAGCGCGGGTTCGTCACCGACCGGAGCGACCAGTTGAACGTGGACCTCGACACCTTCACCGACGCCGCCGCGGGAGCCGTCCAGTTCGACGGGAACGTCGTCGGACTCCCCTACGCCGCGGAGACGGTGACGCTCGTCTACAACACCGACATGGTGGACGAGGCACCCTCGACGGTCGCCGAGATGAAGTCCGTGATGGACGAACACCACGACCCGGCAAACGGTACCTACGGACTCAGCTACCCCTTCGACCCGTACTTCGTCAGCGCGTGGGCCCAAGCGTTCGGCGGCTACTACTTCGACCCCGAGGAGGACCCGATGCTCGGTCTCACCCAGCCCGAGACCATCGAGGGCTTCCAGTTCGCGCTCGACAACTTCAAGCCCTACATGCCCAACGACCCCGGCTACGAGACGCAGGCCGCCCCGTTCCCGTCGGGTAACGCCGCGTTCGCCATCAACGGCCCGTGGTACCTCTCGACGCTCAACGACAAGGGCGTCAACTACGGCGTCACGAAGCTCCCGACGCCCGAAGGCGGCGAGGCCCGACCCTACACCGGCATCCAGATGTGGTACTTCGCCAAGGCGATGGGCAACGACGACGCGGGTACCGCGGCCGCACAGTCGTTCGCCGAGTGGTACACCACGAACGAGGACCTGCTCGAACAGGCCGCGAAGAACCAAGGGAGTATCCCCGTCCTCGAAAGTCTCGCCGGGAGCGACGCGCTCCCCGCGGACGTGAAAGCGTTCTCCCAGACAGTCCAGCAGGGTATCCCGATGCCGACCGACCCGAAGATGGGGAAGGTCTGGCAACCGCTCACCGACGCGGTGACCAAGATATTCAACGGTGACGCGAGCGTCGAGCAAGCGATGCAACAGGCCGAGAAGACCGTCCGACAGAACTGGGAGTAG
- a CDS encoding sugar ABC transporter permease, which translates to MSLLGSIARSLKDDAAGLVTAPADTAREMRYTAEGVVNGDIPPSRPLKTLGLTMGALVVVLALLFPIYWILISALSGTGGSIHSVDGLRLLPEQPSLQPFIWVLGDLIVPSYQIGLGIPLTDTALVFDTPRLELLDASAYGVDDPSEFKTFFWNSLTVAIPTVVLSMCLVVPAAYALSRREFIGRRKILFGYVLLTQVGGGLGIALLIGLYTVFVQVGLNDNKLALSVYYAATAVPFNTWLLKTYMDGIPVSYEEAAVVDGAPAWRVVVEVILPLSKAGLATVFIFTFLTGWTEFVVAQTILGTDNYTLPVGLFSLISEYSVPWARFSAFALTFASPIMLIYLFAQRYIEGGLSFGGMEG; encoded by the coding sequence ATGAGTCTCCTCGGTTCCATCGCACGCAGTCTGAAAGACGACGCCGCTGGACTCGTGACTGCACCCGCCGACACGGCCCGCGAGATGCGCTACACCGCCGAGGGCGTCGTGAACGGCGACATCCCGCCGTCCCGACCGCTGAAGACGCTCGGGCTGACGATGGGTGCGCTGGTCGTCGTCCTCGCGCTGCTGTTCCCCATCTACTGGATACTCATCTCGGCGCTGTCGGGGACCGGCGGGTCGATACATTCGGTCGATGGCCTGCGACTCCTCCCCGAGCAACCGTCGCTACAGCCGTTCATCTGGGTTCTCGGCGACCTCATCGTCCCGAGCTACCAAATCGGGCTGGGGATTCCGCTCACCGACACGGCGCTGGTGTTCGACACGCCGCGACTGGAACTCCTCGACGCGTCGGCCTACGGCGTCGACGACCCCTCTGAGTTCAAGACGTTCTTCTGGAACAGCCTCACGGTCGCCATCCCGACGGTCGTCCTGTCGATGTGTCTCGTCGTGCCCGCGGCGTACGCGCTTTCGCGGCGGGAGTTCATCGGTCGGCGCAAGATACTGTTCGGGTACGTACTCCTGACGCAGGTCGGAGGAGGCCTCGGAATCGCGTTGCTCATCGGCCTCTACACCGTGTTCGTGCAGGTCGGGCTCAACGACAACAAGCTCGCGCTGTCGGTCTACTACGCGGCGACGGCGGTTCCGTTCAACACGTGGCTGTTGAAGACCTACATGGACGGCATCCCGGTCTCCTACGAGGAGGCCGCCGTCGTTGACGGCGCGCCCGCGTGGCGCGTGGTCGTGGAGGTCATCCTGCCGCTGTCGAAGGCGGGGCTGGCGACGGTGTTCATCTTCACCTTCCTCACGGGGTGGACCGAGTTCGTCGTCGCCCAGACGATACTGGGGACCGACAACTACACGCTCCCGGTGGGACTGTTCTCACTGATATCGGAGTACTCGGTCCCGTGGGCGCGGTTCTCGGCGTTCGCGTTGACGTTCGCCTCGCCCATCATGCTCATCTACCTGTTCGCTCAGCGGTACATCGAGGGCGGACTCTCGTTCGGCGGGATGGAAGGGTAG
- a CDS encoding acyl-CoA thioesterase/bile acid-CoA:amino acid N-acyltransferase family protein, whose amino-acid sequence MISRRSALRCLAAGSLVGVPSRIGTSADERATDTTGELRVSPTALHYDEEFDLSVTGLAPGANVTLTARTADREGRRWASFARFTASSEGVVDLAEHAPDAGTYDGVSPMGLVWSMRPTDGDASIYIPPRGTSDLTLAASVGGQRIGEQTVNRRFGPEKLQVRDAPDGLVGLLFRPSGDGPFPGVVVLHGSGGEPDYGTALMLAAHGYAAFAPQYFGDPEPLPDQLAEVPLEYLQRSADWMRGRPAVREGPVGLLGTSKGAELALLAGATFDWVGAVAAYAPSGVVWAGLTYGGETTSSWTLDGEEVPYVPTGFPPSVVGDYAASWPLGESVSLRPTYEVGLEQASDERIRRATIPVENIDGPVTLVSGEDDRLWPSAELGGIAERRLREHDHPHSVRHLTVESAGHAISFPYQPTTGLTTIDSPLPGTTTALGGSPEGLARAAEESWPVVLSTFEEGLR is encoded by the coding sequence ATGATTTCACGCCGCTCTGCGCTCCGCTGTCTCGCCGCCGGTTCCCTCGTCGGAGTTCCGAGCCGAATCGGGACGAGCGCCGACGAGCGCGCGACCGACACGACCGGCGAGCTTCGAGTATCGCCTACCGCCCTCCACTACGACGAGGAGTTCGACCTCAGCGTCACCGGGCTGGCCCCCGGTGCGAACGTGACCCTCACCGCGCGAACGGCCGACCGAGAGGGTCGCCGGTGGGCCTCGTTCGCTCGCTTCACGGCCTCGTCCGAGGGCGTCGTCGACCTCGCCGAACACGCTCCAGACGCCGGCACCTACGACGGCGTCTCCCCGATGGGGCTGGTCTGGTCGATGCGGCCGACCGACGGCGACGCCTCGATATACATTCCGCCGAGGGGGACCAGTGACCTGACGCTCGCCGCGAGCGTCGGGGGCCAACGAATCGGCGAACAGACCGTCAACCGGCGGTTCGGCCCCGAGAAGCTTCAGGTACGGGACGCGCCGGACGGACTCGTCGGCCTGCTCTTCCGGCCGAGCGGAGACGGGCCGTTCCCCGGCGTCGTCGTCCTCCACGGCTCGGGCGGCGAACCGGACTATGGCACCGCGCTCATGCTGGCGGCGCACGGCTACGCGGCCTTCGCGCCCCAGTACTTCGGCGACCCGGAGCCACTCCCGGACCAACTCGCCGAGGTTCCGCTCGAATACCTCCAGCGAAGCGCCGACTGGATGCGCGGCCGTCCGGCGGTCCGGGAGGGACCCGTCGGTCTCCTCGGGACCTCGAAAGGGGCCGAGTTGGCCCTCCTCGCGGGGGCGACCTTCGATTGGGTCGGCGCGGTCGCGGCCTACGCGCCCTCGGGCGTCGTCTGGGCCGGGTTGACCTACGGCGGCGAGACCACCTCGTCGTGGACCCTCGACGGCGAGGAGGTCCCCTACGTCCCGACCGGGTTCCCGCCCTCGGTCGTCGGCGACTACGCCGCGTCGTGGCCGCTGGGCGAGTCGGTGTCGCTGCGCCCGACCTACGAGGTCGGACTGGAACAGGCTAGCGACGAGCGAATCCGGCGGGCGACGATTCCGGTCGAGAACATCGACGGCCCGGTGACGCTGGTCTCGGGCGAAGACGACCGCCTGTGGCCGTCGGCAGAACTCGGCGGGATAGCCGAGCGGCGACTCCGCGAGCACGACCATCCCCACTCGGTCCGACACCTCACGGTCGAGTCGGCGGGACACGCCATCTCGTTCCCGTACCAGCCGACCACCGGACTCACCACCATCGACAGTCCCCTACCGGGGACGACGACCGCACTGGGTGGGTCCCCCGAAGGACTCGCGCGCGCCGCCGAGGAGTCGTGGCCGGTCGTCCTCTCGACGTTCGAGGAGGGACTGCGATGA
- a CDS encoding carbohydrate ABC transporter permease, translating to MSTASRVARRVEEVPFLEREDASLLLVLPGLFVFSAFMLFPILYLLGISFTNAEPSNLFAGEGAASILTFGEASFVGLENYVTVLTDPQFWNSFGITWLFVATSVVLKLTLSIGVALVVTGDRVRGKRLMRSLIIIPMGLPAIFTITVWRGIFSSAQFGLANQVLQSLGLSTVSWLSNRWMAFLAYNVTEAWLAYPFMVIITVSALQDVPDELHEAAKVDGAGYAARFLHVTLPSIKRPVLFASILTAAASFQQFLIPYVFNEGGPARANELVVVYGYREAFTYFEYGQGAAISLIAVAFIGAFMWLNVKRGRLADGVSEQ from the coding sequence ATGAGCACCGCCTCTCGCGTCGCGCGACGGGTCGAAGAGGTCCCCTTCCTCGAACGGGAAGACGCCTCTCTACTGTTGGTACTGCCGGGACTGTTCGTGTTCTCGGCGTTCATGCTGTTCCCCATCCTGTATCTCCTCGGCATCTCGTTCACGAACGCCGAACCCTCGAACCTGTTCGCGGGCGAGGGCGCGGCGTCGATTCTCACCTTCGGGGAGGCGTCGTTCGTCGGGTTGGAGAACTACGTCACCGTCCTGACCGACCCGCAGTTCTGGAACTCCTTCGGCATCACGTGGCTGTTCGTCGCCACGAGCGTCGTGCTGAAACTGACGCTCTCCATCGGCGTCGCGCTGGTCGTCACCGGCGACAGGGTTCGGGGCAAGCGCCTGATGCGCTCGCTCATCATCATCCCGATGGGACTCCCGGCAATCTTCACCATCACGGTGTGGCGGGGCATCTTCAGCTCGGCGCAGTTCGGACTGGCGAATCAGGTGCTTCAGTCGCTGGGACTCTCGACGGTATCGTGGCTGAGCAACCGCTGGATGGCGTTTCTCGCGTACAACGTCACCGAGGCGTGGCTGGCCTATCCGTTCATGGTCATCATCACCGTGAGCGCGCTTCAGGACGTGCCCGACGAACTGCACGAGGCCGCGAAGGTGGACGGCGCGGGCTACGCGGCGCGGTTCCTCCACGTCACCCTCCCGTCCATCAAGCGGCCGGTCCTGTTCGCGTCCATCCTCACTGCCGCCGCGTCGTTCCAGCAGTTCCTCATCCCGTACGTGTTCAACGAGGGCGGTCCCGCGCGGGCTAACGAACTGGTCGTCGTCTACGGCTACCGAGAGGCGTTCACCTACTTCGAGTACGGACAGGGCGCGGCTATCAGCCTCATCGCGGTCGCGTTCATCGGCGCGTTCATGTGGCTGAACGTCAAGCGCGGCCGACTCGCTGACGGGGTGAGCGAGCAATGA